TGATTTTCTGATGGTTGTGGGCAGAAGCCAGTTTTTGAGGTGTTTTCCCCCTCTTAAGCAAACTGGCTTTGAAAGGTGAGGATAATCGGCAGGTTAATACCCCAGTCAAGAGCTACGGGTTCAATTAAACTTTTAACTAATAACTAATAATTCAAACTCACAAATACCCATAGCTGCAATGGTTTTTAATTGGTTCCGCCGTAAATATAACGATTCCTCTGATACTCCACCTGAACAAAAACCCGAAGAAACTCCTTCAGCACCAGAAACCCAACCAGAGCCAGCTGTAACTCCCACCCCCACGGCTGACACTACACCAGATTCAACGGCAGATTTATTGGCTTTTGCTAAATCTGCCTATAAGAATATCCAGCAAAAACAACAAACTCCAGAAGTAGAAACTGCTGCTGATGCAGTGGAAGTGGAAACACCACCAGAAACATCCGAAGCTGTAGAAACCGTTGCTGATGCAGTGGAAGTGGCAGCACCATCAGAAACACCCGAAGCTGTAGAAACTGCTGCTGATGCAGTGGAAGTGGAAACACCATCAGAAACACCCGAAGTGCTAGAAACCGTTGCTGCTACGGAAATAGAAACCGAGCCATCTACAGTAAGTGAAGTCACGCCCACAGCACCAGCAGAGGCAGTTGAGCAGCCAGAGACTACACCTACTGAAGCAGCGCCGAGTAATTTATCATTTTTAGAACGGGCGGCGGCAGAAAGGCAAGCCAAGCAAGAACGGCTGATAGCCAATGCGATTGAAGTCCCAGAACCCGAAGTATTACAACCAGTAGCGACTACAACAGAAACAGCCGAAGACATTGCCGGATTAGCTTTTGATGAAGGTTTTGTCTGGTCAGCAGAAGTATTGGCGGCTCAAGGTAGGCGACCAGAAGATGTTTCTATTGAGGAAATTACTTGGCTGAAAAAGCTCCGCCAAGGGTTAGGTAAAACCCGTCGTAATATCCTCAACCAACTCAAGGCAATTGTGGGGCAGGGGCCGCTAAATCAAGCGGCTGTGGACGAAATAGAA
The window above is part of the Nodularia spumigena CCY9414 genome. Proteins encoded here:
- the ftsY gene encoding signal recognition particle-docking protein FtsY; this translates as MVFNWFRRKYNDSSDTPPEQKPEETPSAPETQPEPAVTPTPTADTTPDSTADLLAFAKSAYKNIQQKQQTPEVETAADAVEVETPPETSEAVETVADAVEVAAPSETPEAVETAADAVEVETPSETPEVLETVAATEIETEPSTVSEVTPTAPAEAVEQPETTPTEAAPSNLSFLERAAAERQAKQERLIANAIEVPEPEVLQPVATTTETAEDIAGLAFDEGFVWSAEVLAAQGRRPEDVSIEEITWLKKLRQGLGKTRRNILNQLKAIVGQGPLNQAAVDEIETALLQADVGVEATDYIISALQKKLLAEVTPPEEAIAYLKQILRDMLDAPLQKAESLSFTPEKETLNIWLITGVNGAGKTTTIGKISHLAQKSGYKCLIGAADTFRAAAVEQVKVWGNRSGVEVIANPGKNTDPAAVVFDAIAAAQARETELLLVDTAGRLQNKKNLMDELAKIRRIIDKKAPNAKIESLLVLDATLGQNGLRQAEVFAQAAQLSGVVLTKLDGTAKGGVALAVVQQLGLPIRFIGAGEGMEDLRPFSSYEFVEALLSG